A DNA window from Bradyrhizobium sp. CCBAU 53421 contains the following coding sequences:
- a CDS encoding PaaI family thioesterase gives MAIAKMSVADLEEFLRKEFPQAFTHDDIRIESADGETALLRQRFSERMLRPGGTVSGPTLMGLADFAMYVVLLSAIGPIGLAVTTNLNINFLRKGQPGQDVLAVAKLLKLGKRLAVGEVNLLSGTSPDPIAHVTATYSIPNQ, from the coding sequence ATGGCGATTGCGAAAATGAGCGTGGCTGATCTGGAGGAGTTCCTGCGTAAGGAGTTTCCGCAGGCATTCACCCATGACGACATCAGGATCGAAAGCGCCGACGGCGAAACGGCCCTGCTGCGCCAGCGCTTCAGCGAGCGCATGCTGCGGCCGGGCGGCACGGTTTCCGGACCGACCCTGATGGGGCTGGCGGATTTCGCGATGTATGTGGTGCTGCTGTCGGCGATCGGGCCGATCGGCCTTGCCGTCACCACGAACCTCAACATCAACTTCCTTCGCAAGGGCCAGCCGGGCCAGGACGTGCTCGCGGTGGCCAAGCTGCTCAAGCTCGGCAAGCGGCTTGCGGTCGGCGAGGTCAACCTGCTGTCCGGCACCTCTCCGGACCCGATCGCCCATGTGACGGCGACCTATTCCATTCCAAATCAATAG
- a CDS encoding O-acetylhomoserine aminocarboxypropyltransferase, with product MTDRLPGFSTLAVHAGAQPDPTTGARATPIYQTTSFVFNDADHAASLFGLQAFGNIYTRIGNPTNAVLEERVAALEGGTAALAVASGHAAQLVVLQQLLRPGDEIIAARKLYGGSINQFTHAFKAFGWNVAWADPDEIESFERAVTPHTKAIFIESIANPAGSITDIEAIAAVARKAGVPLIVDNTLASPYLIKPIDHGADIVVHSLTKFLGGHGNSLGGIIVDAGTFDWSKDNKYPMLSEPRPEYHGIRIQETFGNFAFAIACRVLGLRDLGPALSPFNAFMILTGIETLPLRMQKHCDNAKAVAEFLSTHPAVSAVNYAGLPGDKYNALQRKYAPKGAGAVFTFSLKGGYDAGVNLVSNLRLFSHLANVGDTRSLVIHPASTTHSQLDDAAKVKSGAAPEVVRLSIGIEDKEDLIADLDQALRA from the coding sequence ATGACCGATCGCCTTCCGGGGTTTTCCACCCTCGCCGTGCACGCCGGCGCACAGCCTGATCCCACCACCGGCGCGCGGGCGACGCCGATCTACCAGACCACGTCATTCGTCTTCAACGACGCCGACCATGCGGCTTCGCTGTTCGGCCTGCAGGCCTTCGGCAACATCTATACCCGCATCGGCAACCCGACCAATGCCGTGCTCGAGGAACGCGTCGCAGCGCTCGAGGGCGGCACCGCGGCGCTTGCGGTCGCCTCCGGCCACGCCGCGCAACTGGTGGTGTTGCAGCAACTGCTCCGGCCCGGCGACGAAATCATCGCCGCGCGAAAACTCTATGGCGGCTCGATCAACCAGTTCACCCACGCCTTCAAGGCGTTCGGCTGGAACGTGGCCTGGGCCGATCCCGACGAGATCGAAAGCTTCGAGCGCGCGGTGACGCCGCACACCAAGGCGATCTTCATCGAGTCGATCGCCAACCCCGCCGGCAGCATCACCGATATCGAGGCAATCGCGGCCGTCGCGCGCAAGGCCGGCGTGCCGCTGATCGTCGACAACACGCTGGCCTCGCCGTACCTGATCAAGCCGATCGACCACGGCGCCGACATCGTCGTGCACTCCCTGACCAAGTTCCTCGGCGGCCACGGCAACTCGCTCGGCGGCATCATCGTTGACGCCGGCACCTTCGACTGGTCGAAGGACAACAAATATCCGATGCTGAGCGAACCACGCCCGGAATATCACGGCATCCGGATCCAGGAGACCTTCGGCAACTTCGCCTTCGCGATCGCCTGCCGCGTGCTCGGCCTGCGTGACCTCGGCCCCGCGCTGTCGCCGTTCAACGCCTTCATGATCCTGACCGGCATCGAGACGCTGCCGCTGCGCATGCAGAAGCACTGCGACAACGCCAAGGCGGTGGCGGAATTCCTCTCCACCCACCCCGCCGTGTCTGCGGTGAACTATGCCGGCCTGCCCGGCGACAAATACAACGCCCTGCAACGCAAATATGCGCCGAAGGGCGCCGGCGCGGTGTTCACCTTCAGCCTCAAGGGCGGCTACGACGCCGGCGTCAACCTGGTGTCGAACCTGAGGCTGTTCTCGCATCTCGCCAATGTCGGCGACACCCGCTCGCTGGTGATCCACCCGGCCTCCACCACCCACAGCCAACTCGACGACGCCGCCAAGGTGAAGTCCGGCGCGGCGCCCGAGGTGGTCCGGCTGTCGATCGGCATCGAGGACAAGGAAGACCTGATCGCGGACCTCGACCAGGCCCTGCGCGCCTGA
- a CDS encoding enoyl-CoA hydratase produces the protein MSAQAARAEAPQHQPILLRETVGSIALLTLNRPAARNSLSEGLIGELHAALNDIGADKSIRAVVLAANGPAFCAGHDLKELTARRTDADRGRAYFAQIMNACSAMMQAIVHLPKPVVASVQSIATAAGCQLVASCDLAVASEAAAFATPGVDIGLFCSTPMVALSRNVPRKQAMEMLLTGEPVSAATAQGIGLVNRVVSAGTERDAAIALAQKVALKSAYTVKLGKEAFYRQAEMSLADAYRFAAEVMTENMMARDAEEGIGAFIEKRDPKWQDR, from the coding sequence ATGTCCGCCCAAGCCGCCCGCGCGGAAGCGCCGCAACACCAGCCGATCCTGCTGCGCGAGACCGTCGGCAGTATCGCGCTACTGACGCTCAATCGCCCCGCGGCGCGCAACAGCCTCTCCGAGGGCCTGATCGGCGAGTTGCACGCAGCGCTGAACGATATCGGCGCTGACAAGAGCATCCGTGCCGTCGTGCTCGCCGCCAACGGCCCGGCCTTCTGCGCCGGCCATGACCTCAAGGAGCTCACCGCGCGCCGCACCGACGCCGACCGCGGCCGCGCCTATTTCGCGCAGATCATGAACGCCTGCAGCGCGATGATGCAGGCGATCGTGCATCTGCCAAAGCCGGTGGTAGCATCGGTCCAGAGCATCGCGACCGCGGCAGGCTGCCAGCTCGTCGCAAGCTGCGACCTCGCAGTCGCCTCAGAGGCCGCGGCGTTTGCGACGCCGGGCGTCGACATCGGGCTGTTCTGCTCGACGCCGATGGTGGCGCTGTCGCGCAACGTGCCGCGCAAGCAGGCGATGGAGATGCTGCTGACCGGCGAACCGGTTTCCGCGGCAACGGCGCAGGGCATCGGCCTCGTCAACCGCGTGGTATCAGCCGGCACCGAACGCGATGCCGCGATCGCGCTGGCGCAAAAGGTCGCACTGAAATCGGCCTACACCGTCAAGCTCGGCAAGGAGGCGTTCTATCGCCAGGCCGAGATGAGCCTCGCCGACGCCTATCGCTTCGCGGCCGAGGTGATGACCGAGAACATGATGGCGCGCGACGCCGAGGAAGGCATCGGCGCCTTCATCGAGAAGCGCGATCCGAAGTGGCAGGATAGATAA
- a CDS encoding GGDEF domain-containing protein has product MSFDPSTLYLFATMVAGMLGAMLWLFGRQENIAALKWWGTAYLLGAASVALWTVGSSTLDPMVLLGLNAIGFGACGMVWNAARIFHGRKANLPGLVLGPIAWIGAVTTVADPAMRLTVGAGIVAIYAALTASELWSERRRAMQRRWIAIVIPVAHGCVLMLPILVGDVLRLNGQNFVSNFWVTLFSIELVLYAIGTVFVIFMMVSDRAVAVHKTAASIDPLSGMLNRRGFTEACTRVIEREAVAGRPVTVMIFDIDHFKSINDRFGHPAGDEILKLFSAVVVNSLRISDLSGRIGGEEFAALLPCSLEEGVLVAERVREAFENSNISCEEGAVDTTVSIGVAGGPAGTELEVLLASADTALYQAKRGGRNRVEAAEELPLSLENWRRKTAGLPASARQKPAPARA; this is encoded by the coding sequence ATGTCGTTCGATCCATCGACGCTTTATCTGTTCGCCACCATGGTCGCGGGCATGCTCGGCGCCATGCTCTGGTTGTTCGGCAGGCAGGAGAACATTGCCGCGCTGAAATGGTGGGGCACCGCCTATCTGCTCGGCGCGGCCTCGGTCGCACTCTGGACGGTCGGCAGTTCGACGCTCGATCCAATGGTTCTGCTGGGCCTTAATGCGATCGGCTTCGGCGCCTGCGGCATGGTCTGGAATGCCGCGCGCATCTTCCACGGCCGCAAGGCCAACCTGCCGGGCCTCGTGCTCGGCCCGATCGCGTGGATCGGCGCGGTGACGACGGTCGCGGACCCGGCGATGCGCCTGACCGTCGGCGCCGGGATCGTTGCGATCTATGCCGCGCTGACCGCCTCCGAGCTCTGGAGCGAGCGCCGGCGTGCGATGCAGAGGCGCTGGATCGCGATCGTGATTCCGGTCGCGCATGGCTGCGTCCTGATGCTGCCGATCCTGGTCGGCGACGTGCTGCGGTTGAACGGCCAGAATTTCGTTAGCAATTTCTGGGTCACGCTGTTCTCGATCGAGCTCGTGCTGTACGCGATCGGCACCGTGTTCGTGATCTTCATGATGGTGTCGGACCGCGCGGTGGCTGTGCACAAGACGGCTGCGTCGATCGATCCGTTGAGCGGCATGCTCAACCGCCGCGGATTCACCGAAGCCTGCACGCGGGTGATCGAGCGGGAAGCCGTTGCCGGCCGGCCGGTCACCGTGATGATCTTCGACATCGATCACTTCAAGTCGATCAACGACCGCTTCGGCCATCCCGCCGGTGACGAGATCCTGAAGCTGTTCTCCGCCGTGGTGGTCAACAGTCTCAGGATCAGTGATCTGTCGGGCCGGATCGGCGGCGAGGAATTCGCGGCACTGTTGCCGTGCTCGCTGGAGGAGGGCGTGCTGGTCGCCGAGCGCGTCCGCGAGGCGTTCGAGAACAGCAACATCAGCTGTGAGGAAGGCGCGGTCGACACCACGGTCAGCATCGGCGTGGCCGGCGGCCCCGCCGGGACCGAGCTCGAGGTGCTGCTGGCTTCGGCCGACACTGCGCTCTACCAGGCCAAGCGCGGCGGCCGCAACCGTGTCGAGGCGGCGGAGGAACTGCCGCTCTCGCTCGAGAATTGGCGGCGCAAGACTGCGGGCCTGCCGGCATCGGCGCGGCAAAAGCCGGCGCCAGCGCGCGCATGA
- the rpsI gene encoding 30S ribosomal protein S9, which translates to MSDTLQSLDQLSQVKPAAPDAPKYVKKVDKYNRAYATGKRKDAVARVWVKPGSGKISVNTREFEVYFARPVLRMMIQQPLVAAARNGQYDVICTVAGGGLSGQAGAVRHGISKALTNFEPELRSVLKKGGFLTRDSRSVERKKYGKAKARKSFQFSKR; encoded by the coding sequence ATGTCCGATACGTTGCAGTCCCTCGACCAGCTTTCGCAGGTCAAGCCGGCCGCTCCCGACGCGCCGAAGTACGTCAAGAAGGTCGACAAGTACAATCGCGCCTACGCCACCGGCAAGCGCAAGGACGCGGTCGCCCGCGTCTGGGTCAAGCCCGGCTCGGGCAAGATCTCGGTCAACACCCGCGAGTTCGAAGTCTACTTCGCCCGCCCGGTGCTGCGCATGATGATCCAGCAGCCGCTGGTCGCTGCCGCCCGCAACGGCCAGTACGACGTGATCTGCACCGTCGCCGGCGGCGGCCTGTCCGGCCAGGCTGGTGCGGTTCGTCATGGCATCTCGAAGGCGCTGACCAACTTCGAGCCCGAGCTCCGCAGCGTCCTCAAGAAGGGCGGCTTCCTGACCCGCGACTCGCGTTCGGTCGAGCGCAAGAAGTACGGCAAGGCCAAGGCCCGCAAGTCCTTCCAGTTCTCGAAGCGCTAA
- a CDS encoding antibiotic biosynthesis monooxygenase — MITEIAQIDVKPGSEKDFEAAVAKARPLFLRAKGGKGFELHRSIEKPSRYRLVAKWETLENHTVDFRGSEDFTAWRALVGPYFAAAPEVEHTETVLTT; from the coding sequence ATGATCACGGAAATCGCACAGATCGACGTCAAGCCCGGTAGCGAGAAGGACTTCGAGGCTGCGGTGGCCAAGGCGCGCCCGCTGTTCCTGCGCGCCAAGGGCGGCAAGGGGTTTGAACTGCACCGCTCGATCGAGAAGCCGTCGCGCTACCGGCTCGTGGCCAAGTGGGAGACGCTGGAGAACCACACGGTCGATTTCCGCGGTTCAGAGGATTTCACCGCCTGGCGCGCGCTGGTTGGTCCTTACTTCGCGGCGGCGCCCGAGGTCGAGCACACCGAGACCGTGCTGACGACCTGA
- the rplM gene encoding 50S ribosomal protein L13, giving the protein MSTFSAKPAEVTKKWVVIDAKGLVVGRLATLVAMRLRGKHLPTYTPHVDCGDNVIIVNAAHVVLTGRKRDQKTYYKHTGFIGGIKERTAKQILEGRFPERVVEKAIERMIPRGPLGRMQMGNLRVYPGAEHPHEAQSPEKVDIASLNRKNTRAA; this is encoded by the coding sequence ATGAGCACGTTCTCGGCCAAGCCCGCCGAAGTGACGAAGAAGTGGGTCGTGATCGACGCCAAGGGTCTGGTCGTCGGTCGCCTCGCCACGCTCGTCGCGATGCGCCTGCGCGGCAAACACCTGCCCACCTACACCCCGCATGTCGATTGCGGCGACAACGTCATCATCGTCAACGCCGCGCATGTGGTGCTGACCGGCCGCAAGCGCGACCAGAAGACCTATTACAAGCACACCGGCTTCATCGGTGGCATCAAGGAGCGCACCGCGAAGCAGATCCTCGAGGGTCGCTTCCCCGAGCGCGTCGTCGAGAAGGCGATCGAGCGCATGATCCCGCGCGGTCCGCTCGGCCGCATGCAGATGGGCAATCTGCGCGTCTATCCGGGTGCCGAGCATCCGCATGAGGCCCAGAGCCCCGAGAAGGTCGATATCGCTTCCCTGAATCGCAAGAACACGAGGGCCGCATAA
- the nadA gene encoding quinolinate synthase NadA, protein MVALDTDLLTRTAPLYERVKRVIPPFEWATFAEDVDAILALKRRRNAVVLAHNYQTPEIFHGVADIVGDSLLLAREATKVDADVIVLAGVHFMAETAKLLNPAKTVLIPDLKAGCSLADSITAQDVRLMRARYPDAPVVAYVNTSTAVKAESDICCTSGNALKVVESLDAERVIMLPDEYLAQNIAKQTSKKIIAWKGHCEVHELFTADDVRQLRENYPDVTVLAHPECPPEVVAEADFAGSTAAMQSFVETKRPPRVVLLTECSMSDNIAARNPDVDFVRPCNLCPHMKRITLKNIRHALETNQHEVTIDPEIADRARKSVERMLAI, encoded by the coding sequence ATGGTTGCACTCGATACCGATCTGCTCACCCGCACCGCGCCGCTCTATGAGCGCGTCAAGCGCGTCATCCCGCCGTTCGAATGGGCCACTTTCGCCGAGGACGTCGATGCGATCCTCGCGCTGAAGCGCCGCCGCAATGCGGTGGTGCTGGCGCACAACTACCAGACGCCGGAGATATTCCACGGCGTCGCCGATATCGTCGGCGACAGCCTCCTGCTCGCGCGCGAAGCGACCAAGGTCGACGCCGATGTCATCGTCCTCGCCGGCGTGCACTTCATGGCCGAGACGGCGAAGCTGCTCAATCCGGCCAAGACCGTGCTGATCCCCGATTTGAAGGCCGGCTGCTCGCTGGCGGATTCGATCACGGCTCAGGACGTGCGGCTGATGCGCGCGCGCTATCCGGACGCGCCGGTGGTTGCCTATGTCAACACATCGACCGCGGTGAAGGCGGAGTCCGACATCTGCTGCACGTCGGGCAATGCCCTCAAGGTGGTGGAATCGCTCGATGCAGAGCGCGTCATCATGCTGCCGGATGAATACCTGGCGCAGAACATCGCCAAGCAGACCAGCAAGAAGATCATTGCCTGGAAGGGCCATTGCGAGGTGCACGAGCTGTTCACCGCCGACGACGTGCGCCAGCTGCGCGAAAACTATCCCGATGTCACCGTCCTGGCCCATCCGGAATGCCCGCCCGAGGTGGTCGCCGAAGCGGACTTTGCAGGGTCGACGGCCGCGATGCAGTCGTTCGTCGAGACCAAGCGTCCGCCGCGCGTCGTGCTGCTGACGGAGTGCTCGATGAGCGACAACATCGCGGCCCGCAATCCCGACGTCGACTTCGTCCGCCCCTGCAATCTCTGTCCGCACATGAAGCGGATCACGCTGAAGAACATCCGCCACGCCCTGGAGACCAACCAGCACGAGGTCACGATCGATCCAGAGATCGCCGACCGCGCGCGCAAGAGCGTCGAAAGGATGCTGGCAATATGA
- the nadC gene encoding carboxylating nicotinate-nucleotide diphosphorylase: protein MTLYPLLPLLYEPIVQTALREDLGRAGDITADAIVPASQQARLVMRARQPGVIAGLDVARSAFQTVSPAIELRAERPDGSFVEPDQVIAIIDGPARSLLTAERTALNFLCHLSGVATATATLVKAVAGTRAQIVCTRKTTPGLRALEKYAVRAGGGGNHRFGLDDAVLIKDNHIALAGGIRTAIERAKANAGHLVKIEVEVDTLSQLEEALALGVDVVLLDNMTTEQLSQAVGMARGKALTEASGRITAATAAVIAATGVDLISVGWVTHSSAALDIGLDYLS, encoded by the coding sequence ATGACCCTCTATCCCCTGTTGCCGCTGCTGTATGAGCCGATCGTGCAAACCGCCTTGCGCGAGGACCTCGGCCGCGCCGGCGATATCACGGCGGACGCCATCGTACCGGCCAGCCAGCAAGCCCGCCTGGTGATGCGGGCGCGACAGCCCGGCGTAATCGCCGGTCTCGACGTCGCGCGGTCAGCCTTCCAGACGGTGTCGCCGGCCATCGAGCTGCGCGCCGAGCGGCCCGACGGCAGCTTTGTCGAACCCGACCAGGTCATCGCGATCATCGACGGCCCGGCCCGCAGCCTGCTCACGGCCGAGCGCACCGCGCTCAACTTCCTCTGCCATCTGAGCGGCGTCGCGACCGCAACCGCCACGCTGGTCAAGGCCGTCGCCGGCACACGCGCGCAGATCGTCTGCACCCGCAAGACCACGCCCGGACTGCGTGCGCTGGAGAAATACGCGGTGCGCGCCGGCGGCGGCGGCAATCACCGTTTCGGCCTCGACGATGCCGTGCTGATCAAGGACAACCACATCGCGCTCGCCGGCGGCATCCGTACCGCAATCGAGCGTGCCAAGGCCAATGCCGGTCATCTCGTCAAGATCGAGGTCGAGGTCGACACGCTGTCGCAGCTCGAGGAGGCGCTGGCGCTCGGTGTCGACGTGGTGCTGCTCGACAACATGACGACCGAGCAGCTCAGCCAGGCGGTGGGCATGGCGCGCGGCAAGGCGCTCACCGAGGCCTCCGGCCGCATTACGGCTGCGACCGCAGCAGTAATTGCCGCGACCGGCGTCGACCTGATCTCGGTCGGCTGGGTGACCCACAGCTCGGCCGCACTCGATATCGGGCTCGACTATCTGTCCTGA
- a CDS encoding CoA-binding protein has product MNHDAYDDNYIRSILNNVKSIAMVGASPVNVRPSYFAFKYLAQRGYDMIPVNPGHVGKTLMGKPFVASLADIDRPIDMIDIFRNSSHIMPVVEEALKLSPLPKVIWMQLGARDDAAAEKAEAAGLKVVMNRCPKIEYGRLSSEISWMGVNSRTLSSKRAPIPTQGMRLSLNRTSFGGGQTAASDRAAKNKTETT; this is encoded by the coding sequence ATGAATCACGACGCCTACGACGACAACTACATCCGCAGCATTCTGAACAACGTCAAATCGATCGCGATGGTCGGCGCCTCGCCAGTCAACGTGCGGCCGAGCTATTTCGCGTTCAAATATCTGGCGCAGCGCGGCTACGACATGATCCCGGTCAACCCGGGCCATGTCGGCAAGACGCTGATGGGCAAACCGTTCGTGGCATCGCTCGCGGACATCGACCGCCCGATCGATATGATCGACATCTTCCGCAATTCGAGCCACATCATGCCGGTCGTCGAGGAGGCGCTGAAATTATCGCCGCTGCCGAAGGTGATCTGGATGCAGCTTGGCGCACGCGACGATGCCGCCGCCGAGAAGGCGGAAGCCGCGGGACTCAAGGTGGTGATGAACCGCTGTCCGAAGATCGAGTATGGCCGGCTGTCGTCGGAGATCTCCTGGATGGGTGTCAACTCGCGCACGCTCAGTTCCAAACGCGCGCCGATCCCGACCCAGGGCATGCGGCTGTCGCTCAACCGCACCAGCTTTGGCGGCGGCCAGACTGCGGCATCCGACCGCGCGGCAAAGAACAAGACCGAGACGACCTGA
- a CDS encoding L-aspartate oxidase, with product MSTDISDLNGRPVIIGGGAAGLMTALQLAPEPVVLLSKSPLGAEASSMWAQGGLAAPVGADDTPALHLADTLAAGVGLCDAAAASRIVHAAPAAVEHLAELGVAFDRRADGSWRLGLEAAHGRNRIVHATGDGTGREIMRALIAAVRKTPSITLLEGVEARRLLVEDNAVRGVLAANDRGPLTIATNRVVIATGGIGGLFSDSTNPGGCFGQGLALAAHAGAKLSDIEFVQFHPTAFDGPSRPMPLLTEAIRGDGAILIDETGQRFMADQPGAELAPRDIVARAVWRHRAAGHRTFLDARRHPGAEFAQRYPVISAFCKMAGIDPASDPIPIRPAVHYHMGGIAVDGYGRSTVQGLWACGEAARTGLHGANRLASNSLMEAIVCAGWVAESIEGVSAGPRAMLGDHTMPPASDPSAVRPILTQGLGVLRDRDSIARAIRSLYPLARSPSAASDAALVGLMIAVAAIRREESRGGHFRTDFPHTALSASPSSLTRAEALAAAGDIFESELPARSARS from the coding sequence ATGAGTACCGATATCTCCGATCTGAACGGCCGCCCGGTCATTATCGGCGGTGGCGCGGCGGGACTGATGACCGCCCTGCAACTCGCGCCCGAGCCGGTCGTGCTGCTGTCGAAATCGCCGCTCGGCGCCGAAGCCTCCAGCATGTGGGCACAGGGCGGCCTCGCCGCGCCGGTCGGCGCAGATGACACCCCTGCCCTGCATCTCGCCGATACGCTCGCGGCGGGCGTCGGCCTTTGCGACGCGGCGGCCGCGAGCCGGATCGTTCACGCCGCACCGGCCGCCGTGGAGCATCTGGCCGAGCTCGGCGTCGCCTTCGATCGCCGCGCCGACGGCAGCTGGCGTCTCGGGCTCGAGGCCGCGCACGGCCGCAACCGCATTGTGCACGCCACCGGTGATGGCACCGGCCGCGAGATCATGCGCGCGCTGATCGCAGCGGTCCGTAAGACGCCGTCGATCACGCTGCTGGAAGGCGTCGAGGCGCGGCGGCTGCTGGTCGAGGATAATGCGGTCAGGGGCGTGCTTGCAGCCAATGATCGCGGACCGCTGACGATCGCGACCAACCGTGTCGTGATCGCGACCGGGGGCATCGGCGGGCTGTTTTCAGACAGCACCAATCCGGGCGGATGTTTCGGCCAGGGGCTCGCGCTCGCGGCCCATGCCGGCGCAAAACTGTCGGACATCGAATTCGTCCAGTTTCATCCGACCGCCTTCGATGGGCCGTCACGGCCGATGCCGCTGCTCACCGAGGCGATCCGCGGCGACGGCGCGATCCTGATCGACGAGACCGGCCAGCGCTTCATGGCCGATCAACCCGGCGCCGAGCTCGCGCCACGCGACATCGTCGCGCGCGCGGTCTGGCGCCACCGCGCCGCGGGACACCGCACTTTCCTCGATGCGCGCCGGCATCCAGGCGCGGAGTTTGCGCAGCGCTATCCCGTGATCAGCGCATTCTGCAAGATGGCGGGCATCGATCCGGCCTCGGATCCGATCCCGATCCGGCCGGCGGTCCACTACCACATGGGCGGCATCGCGGTTGACGGCTATGGACGCAGCACGGTGCAGGGCCTGTGGGCTTGCGGCGAAGCCGCGCGCACCGGACTGCACGGCGCCAACCGGCTCGCCAGCAACTCGCTGATGGAAGCGATCGTCTGCGCGGGCTGGGTCGCCGAGAGCATCGAAGGCGTGAGCGCAGGTCCGCGCGCGATGCTGGGCGACCACACGATGCCGCCAGCCTCCGATCCCTCCGCCGTGCGACCGATCCTCACCCAGGGGCTCGGCGTGCTGCGCGACCGCGACAGCATCGCACGTGCGATCCGGAGCCTGTATCCGCTCGCGCGCAGTCCCAGCGCGGCATCTGATGCGGCGTTGGTCGGCTTGATGATCGCGGTCGCCGCGATCAGGCGCGAGGAAAGCCGTGGCGGCCATTTCCGCACCGACTTCCCGCACACCGCCTTGTCGGCATCCCCGTCCTCCCTCACCCGCGCCGAGGCGCTCGCCGCCGCGGGCGACATCTTTGAATCCGAGCTACCAGCCAGGAGTGCCCGCTCATGA
- a CDS encoding COX15/CtaA family protein: protein MAGISANPSQLRAVRVWLIAVAALIALMVLVGGATRLTESGLSIVEWKPVTGALPPLTEVQWTKAFEGYKAIPQYRELNAGMTLEQFKTIFWWEWSHRLLGRVIGAAYLLPFLYFLWRGAVSGELGRRLWLIFGLGALQGGVGWWMVASGLSERVEVSQYRLATHLVLALLIFAAIVWTLRRLTDRPSVIAPLRLKITSAVLLVLTFVQLYFGALVAGLRAGRVYNTWPDIDGGFIPSADRLWFETPWWRNLFDNTLTVQFEHRMTAYLLFALALAHAIDAVRSRAGGAVIAGAWWLVAAITLQATLGILTLLHQVPIDLALTHQAVAIVVLTLAVLQAERFAARRTERDQPTLVPVGQSL from the coding sequence ATGGCCGGTATTTCCGCAAATCCATCGCAGCTCCGCGCCGTCAGGGTCTGGCTGATCGCGGTCGCCGCCCTGATCGCGCTGATGGTCCTGGTCGGCGGCGCCACGCGGCTCACCGAGTCCGGCCTGTCGATCGTCGAATGGAAGCCGGTGACCGGCGCGCTGCCGCCTTTGACCGAGGTGCAGTGGACCAAGGCCTTCGAGGGCTACAAGGCCATCCCGCAATATCGCGAGCTCAACGCCGGGATGACGCTCGAGCAGTTCAAGACGATCTTCTGGTGGGAGTGGAGCCACCGGCTGCTCGGGCGGGTGATCGGCGCCGCCTATCTGCTGCCGTTTCTCTACTTCCTATGGCGTGGCGCGGTGAGTGGCGAACTCGGTCGGCGGCTGTGGCTGATCTTCGGCCTCGGCGCGCTGCAGGGTGGCGTCGGCTGGTGGATGGTGGCGTCTGGCCTCTCGGAGCGCGTCGAGGTGTCGCAGTATCGTTTGGCGACACATCTGGTGCTGGCGCTTCTGATCTTCGCGGCGATCGTCTGGACGCTGCGGCGGTTGACGGACCGCCCAAGCGTGATCGCGCCGCTCCGGCTGAAGATCACGAGCGCGGTGCTGCTCGTGCTCACCTTTGTGCAGCTCTATTTCGGCGCGCTGGTCGCGGGCCTGCGCGCGGGCAGGGTCTACAACACTTGGCCCGACATTGACGGCGGTTTCATTCCATCGGCCGACCGGCTGTGGTTCGAGACGCCGTGGTGGCGCAACCTGTTCGACAACACGCTGACGGTGCAGTTCGAGCATCGCATGACCGCCTACCTGCTGTTCGCGCTGGCGTTGGCACATGCGATCGATGCCGTGCGCTCGCGCGCCGGAGGTGCCGTCATCGCGGGCGCCTGGTGGCTGGTTGCCGCGATCACGCTGCAGGCGACGCTCGGCATCCTGACACTGCTGCATCAGGTGCCGATCGATCTGGCGCTGACGCACCAGGCGGTCGCGATCGTCGTGCTGACGCTCGCGGTCCTGCAGGCCGAGCGCTTCGCGGCACGCCGGACCGAGCGCGACCAGCCGACCCTCGTTCCGGTCGGCCAGTCCCTCTGA